The following coding sequences lie in one Candidatus Eremiobacteraceae bacterium genomic window:
- a CDS encoding multifunctional oxoglutarate decarboxylase/oxoglutarate dehydrogenase thiamine pyrophosphate-binding subunit/dihydrolipoyllysine-residue succinyltransferase subunit yields MPDNRVIVTLPELGESVAEGTVTSWRKHVGDSVKSGEPLVDVTTDKVDVEVPAPAAGVIVKIVADEGATVKVGGPLAEIDSSGKSAPAVEQVRTAVATPTLPRAQSSAGVAASPLAKRAAALRGIELHALAGSGPGGIVRRADVDGQAVDGRMNSTAPSAAGDVADGRMNSNAPSPPESPVNSTAPNIVPLKGPAAALVGYMEESLRIPTATSFRTIAVDTLEVRRRDLNAALRTAGRDEKVSFTHVIGFAIALATHQVPVMTAAFRREGDQPARVDQACNLGLAVDMTRKDGSRFLVVPVIRDADKLDFAAFHKTYEALVAKARSGQLMPGDLAGTSITLTNPGGIGTIASVPRLTAGQGAIIATGAIGYPPGLASVPESSLRAMGVAKVMTLTSTYDHRIIQGAQSGEFLRRIEELLNGADGFYDALFTSLGLPRPATVSKIETRAPGVQAAPAAPLDLLRAATAGASLVARYRTFGHTAAMLDPLGEPPEGDPALDPASLGLTLPLMESVPASVLRIHLPGNNLAELLPRLRETYCGTIAYQMEHISRHEERGWLREQIESGAHRQPLTRELALRLLGALSSVETFERYLRKSFLGQKTFSIEGLDVMIPMLEEAADELAADGVSEVDLGMAHRGRLAVITHVVGKPFEEALREFEVAEKRGDSDLPGDVTGDVKYHQGAQGVRQSPAGKNVRVVLASNPSHLEAVDPVVEGRTRAAQTDRTHNIAVVDAQKAAALLIHGDAAFPAQGVVAEVLNMQSLPGYTTGGTIHIIANNQIGFTTTPGEGRSTRYASDLAKGFDIPIIHVNADDVEACIAAVRLCVSFRKQFKRDILIDLVGYRRFGHNETDEPAYTQPIMYERIKNHPTVREIFARRLIERGIISEDDATRLVEDAQRRIEGAHAAVKGAQQRQPAVEPGKNGASDAAPMDTRVPAEALRKLNDQLLAVPDGFTVHPKLARQLERRRSALAPGGDIDWALGEAFAFGSLLQSGTPVRLTGQDTERGTFSHRHIVLHDPKTGESYAPLQHLGGARASFEVHNSPLSEYACVGFEYGYSAAAPDALVLWEAQFGDFFNGAQIIMDQFISAGQAKWGESPRLTLLLPHGYEGAGPEHSSARLERFLQLAGDNNLRIADPTTPAQYFHLLRDQALNAKARPLVVMTPKSLLRLKAASSTLTDFTDRGFRAVIDDPNVRDRSKIQRLILCSGKIYYDLSLDPLRQAATDLALARVELLEPFPLDDVLALVKSYPSLTTVAWVQEEPKNMGARAFVSRRLRERLTPQNIAFGYVGRPDRASPSEGYPGAHAVEQERIVREALSQPVYKEAQ; encoded by the coding sequence AATCGCGTGATCGTGACCCTGCCGGAGCTGGGCGAATCGGTAGCTGAAGGCACCGTCACCAGCTGGCGCAAGCACGTCGGCGATAGCGTGAAGAGCGGCGAACCTCTCGTGGACGTCACGACCGACAAAGTCGACGTCGAAGTGCCGGCGCCTGCCGCCGGCGTGATCGTCAAGATCGTCGCCGACGAAGGGGCGACCGTCAAAGTCGGCGGTCCGCTCGCTGAGATCGATTCTTCCGGCAAGAGCGCTCCGGCCGTCGAACAGGTCCGTACCGCCGTCGCGACTCCTACGCTACCGCGCGCGCAATCATCTGCCGGCGTCGCCGCATCGCCGCTCGCGAAGCGCGCGGCAGCGCTGCGCGGCATAGAGCTCCACGCGCTTGCGGGCAGCGGACCAGGCGGCATCGTGCGGCGCGCGGACGTGGACGGTCAAGCCGTGGACGGTCGAATGAATTCGACCGCTCCATCCGCAGCGGGCGACGTGGCGGACGGTCGAATGAATTCGAACGCTCCATCCCCTCCCGAGAGTCCAGTGAATTCGACCGCTCCAAACATCGTGCCGCTCAAAGGACCGGCCGCGGCGCTCGTGGGCTATATGGAAGAGAGCCTGCGCATCCCGACGGCGACGAGCTTCCGCACCATCGCGGTCGATACGCTCGAGGTGCGCCGGCGCGATCTCAACGCTGCGCTGCGCACCGCGGGCCGCGACGAAAAAGTCTCGTTCACGCACGTCATCGGTTTCGCGATCGCGCTCGCGACCCATCAGGTGCCGGTGATGACCGCTGCGTTCCGGCGTGAGGGCGACCAGCCGGCGCGCGTCGACCAAGCGTGCAACCTCGGCCTGGCCGTCGATATGACGCGTAAAGACGGCAGCCGCTTCTTGGTCGTGCCCGTCATCCGCGATGCCGACAAACTTGATTTCGCGGCGTTCCACAAGACGTACGAAGCGCTCGTCGCAAAGGCGCGCTCCGGCCAGCTCATGCCCGGCGATCTGGCGGGCACGAGCATCACGCTCACCAACCCGGGCGGCATCGGCACAATCGCATCGGTTCCACGCCTCACGGCTGGCCAGGGCGCGATCATCGCCACGGGCGCGATCGGTTATCCGCCGGGTCTTGCATCCGTGCCCGAGTCTTCGCTGCGCGCGATGGGCGTCGCCAAAGTCATGACGCTCACCAGCACGTACGATCATCGCATCATCCAAGGCGCGCAATCCGGCGAGTTCCTGCGACGCATCGAAGAACTGCTCAATGGCGCGGATGGATTCTACGACGCGCTCTTCACGAGCTTGGGGCTTCCCAGGCCCGCCACGGTTTCCAAGATCGAGACGCGCGCCCCCGGCGTGCAGGCCGCGCCCGCAGCGCCGTTAGACCTGCTGCGCGCCGCGACCGCGGGCGCGTCGTTAGTCGCACGCTACCGCACGTTCGGCCACACCGCCGCCATGCTCGATCCGTTGGGCGAGCCGCCCGAGGGCGATCCGGCGCTCGACCCCGCGAGTCTGGGCCTCACGCTGCCGCTGATGGAGTCGGTCCCCGCCTCGGTGCTGCGCATCCACCTGCCGGGGAACAATCTCGCCGAGCTGCTGCCGCGCCTGCGCGAGACCTATTGCGGCACCATCGCCTATCAGATGGAGCATATCTCGCGCCACGAGGAGCGCGGCTGGCTGCGCGAGCAGATCGAATCCGGTGCGCACCGGCAACCGCTCACGCGCGAGCTGGCGCTGCGCCTGCTCGGCGCGCTCAGCAGCGTCGAGACCTTCGAGCGCTATCTGCGCAAGTCGTTCCTCGGCCAAAAGACGTTCTCCATCGAGGGCCTCGACGTGATGATCCCGATGTTGGAAGAGGCTGCCGACGAACTGGCTGCGGACGGCGTCAGCGAAGTCGACCTCGGCATGGCGCACCGCGGGCGGCTGGCGGTGATCACGCACGTCGTCGGCAAGCCGTTCGAGGAGGCGCTGCGCGAGTTCGAGGTCGCGGAGAAGCGCGGCGACAGCGATCTGCCGGGCGACGTGACCGGCGACGTCAAGTATCACCAGGGAGCGCAGGGCGTGCGCCAGTCCCCGGCAGGCAAGAACGTGCGCGTCGTCCTGGCATCGAACCCGAGCCACCTCGAGGCCGTCGATCCGGTCGTCGAGGGGCGCACGCGCGCCGCGCAGACCGATCGCACGCACAACATCGCGGTCGTCGACGCGCAAAAGGCCGCCGCGCTGCTCATCCACGGCGATGCGGCATTTCCTGCGCAAGGCGTCGTCGCCGAGGTGCTCAACATGCAGTCGCTGCCCGGCTATACGACCGGCGGCACGATCCACATCATCGCGAACAACCAGATCGGATTCACGACGACGCCGGGCGAAGGCCGCTCGACGCGCTACGCGAGCGATCTCGCCAAAGGCTTCGACATCCCCATCATCCACGTCAACGCAGACGACGTCGAGGCCTGCATCGCCGCGGTGCGTCTGTGCGTCTCCTTCCGCAAACAGTTCAAGCGCGACATCCTGATCGACTTGGTCGGCTATCGCCGCTTCGGGCACAACGAGACCGATGAACCGGCGTACACGCAGCCGATCATGTACGAACGCATCAAGAACCATCCGACGGTGCGCGAGATCTTCGCGCGCAGGCTGATCGAGCGCGGGATCATCTCCGAGGACGACGCCACAAGACTGGTCGAGGATGCGCAGCGGCGCATCGAGGGCGCGCATGCGGCCGTCAAGGGCGCGCAGCAGCGCCAACCGGCCGTCGAGCCGGGCAAGAACGGCGCATCCGATGCTGCACCGATGGACACCCGCGTGCCAGCCGAGGCGCTGCGCAAGCTCAACGACCAGCTGCTGGCGGTGCCCGACGGATTCACGGTCCATCCAAAATTGGCGCGACAGCTCGAACGGCGGCGCAGCGCGCTCGCGCCCGGCGGGGACATCGACTGGGCGCTGGGCGAGGCGTTCGCGTTCGGCTCCTTGCTGCAAAGCGGCACACCGGTGCGCCTCACCGGCCAAGACACCGAGCGCGGCACGTTCAGCCACCGCCACATCGTGCTGCACGACCCCAAGACCGGCGAGAGCTATGCCCCGTTGCAGCACCTTGGCGGAGCGCGCGCGTCGTTCGAGGTGCACAACAGCCCGCTGTCCGAGTACGCGTGCGTCGGTTTCGAATACGGCTATAGCGCCGCGGCACCCGATGCGCTGGTGCTGTGGGAGGCCCAGTTCGGCGATTTCTTCAATGGCGCGCAGATCATCATGGACCAGTTCATCTCGGCAGGGCAGGCCAAGTGGGGCGAATCGCCGCGGCTCACCCTTCTGCTGCCCCACGGCTACGAAGGCGCGGGACCCGAGCACTCGAGCGCGCGCTTGGAACGATTCTTGCAACTGGCAGGCGACAACAACTTGCGCATCGCCGATCCGACGACGCCGGCGCAGTACTTCCACCTCTTGCGCGATCAGGCGCTCAATGCCAAAGCGCGCCCGCTCGTCGTCATGACGCCCAAGAGTCTGCTGCGTCTCAAGGCCGCCAGCTCGACGCTGACCGATTTCACCGATCGCGGCTTCCGGGCCGTCATCGACGATCCCAACGTGCGCGACCGCTCCAAGATCCAACGCCTCATCCTGTGCAGCGGCAAGATCTATTACGACTTGAGCCTCGATCCGCTGCGCCAGGCGGCCACCGACCTCGCGCTCGCGCGCGTCGAACTGCTCGAGCCGTTCCCGCTCGACGACGTGCTCGCGCTGGTCAAGTCGTATCCGTCGCTGACCACCGTCGCGTGGGTCCAAGAGGAGCCAAAGAACATGGGCGCGCGCGCGTTCGTCTCGCGCCGGCTGCGCGAACGGCTCACGCCGCAGAACATCGCCTTCGGCTATGTCGGACGGCCGGACCGGGCCAGCCCGAGCGAGGGTTATCCTGGAGCGCACGCGGTCGAGCAAGAGCGCATCGTGCGCGAAGCGCTGTCGCAACCGGTCTATAAGGAAGCTCAGTGA